In Cuculus canorus isolate bCucCan1 chromosome 27, bCucCan1.pri, whole genome shotgun sequence, the following proteins share a genomic window:
- the RPL36 gene encoding 60S ribosomal protein L36 → MAIRYPMAVGLNKGYKVTKNVSKPRQCRRRGRLTKHTKFVRDMIREVCGFAPYERRAMELLKVSKDKRALKFIKKRVGTHIRAKRKREELSNVLAAMRKAAAKKD, encoded by the exons ATGGCGATCCGCTACCCCATGGCCGTTGGCCTCAACAAGGGCTACAAGGTGACCAAGAACGTGTCCAAGCCCAGGCAGTGCCGCCGCCGCGGG CGCCTGACCAAACACACCAAGTTTGTGCGAGACATGATCAGGGAAGTCTGCGGCTTCGCACCCTACGAGAGACGCgccatggagctgttgaaagTTTCCAAAGACAAACGTGCCCTGAAGTTCATAAAGAAACGG GTCGGCACTCACATTCGGGCCAAGCGGAAGCGGGAAGAACTCAGCAACGTTCTGGCAGCCATGAGGAAAGCTGCGGCGAAGAAGGACTGA